The Phaseolus vulgaris cultivar G19833 chromosome 10, P. vulgaris v2.0, whole genome shotgun sequence DNA window aacttttcaacaattcaaaatcttcccagtataatatacaatcattaggacatgcatgtatctttttgtactccatacccattggacaaagaatctttttggcctcgtaattacgattaggtagagtatttccctctggaagcatatccttcaatagctggagcaattccgtgaaacttttatcagtccatccgtttattgccttcaaattcatcaatcttaacaccgccgacaatcgtgtgaagttagttgatccaggatacaaatgAGTCTCTGCATctcttgacatacttccatatccatgcgcttttcaaaaacactcagctcccacatcacgaatcatgtcctccaatcgatcatcatctccatcatcgtgtactgcttcatccatgatagaacccacatattcttcagttacggaaacacgtggtaaatttaataattcaccatgccatgtccaagttgtataagattgaagaaacccatcacatagcaggtgttccctcatgatattcacatccagtatccttccattcaaacagttaacgcacggacacctgatctttgctccatcatgaccactaataatcgcgttatgctgcgcaaattgtataaattcctctactcccctttcgtactcatcacttatacgaacaacattaatccaacctcgatccattatatattctggaatagttaggattttctaataattagtattctatctcacacatttgccgagggtcgaacacccccggactcaatccaaacacgataattctattctaaaagtaacaactaacataacataaaacttttattaaaatgtaattaacaactaactaaatatataatataaatttaagaaaatacaaattatataatacaaatttatatataataatatataaattataatacacaaaaatataaattcaaaatattaaataaaaattcaaaaaaaattaaatacaacaccaacctttccgTGAACCAAGTTGCTGGTGATCGGAGTGGCAGAAGCACGCGACAAAGGCGGCGGCGGAAGCggtggcggtggcggagcagGGACAGACCAGCGAAGACCAATGGAACAGTAACCTAAAATGCAAATGCGCCAACGAAGTAAGGAACGAAAATGCCAATGCCAACGAAGTAAGGAACgaaaatgaatgaatgaatgaatgaacgaAACTTACAATGGTGAAAATGCAGAGAGGACGCGAGCGCAAGAACAATggaaacgaagagcggagaagaaagtgaaagtCTGAAACtgagtggcgcgcttcaaattTTAGGGTAAAaagaatttacaaatgcggttctagagtAAAACCGCATTTTTAAATCAATGccaatgatttacaaatgcggttttactctagaaccgcatttgtaaatcaaattaatttaaaaaatgccaccgcgttttttacaatTGCGTTTAATCGCAAACCCGCACTTAATAAGGAGtattcttttaatctttttgcactagtgtaaGCAAAAGGCAGTCTTCTATCAAAAAGCAAGACAGAAGTGGTTGAAACAAGGTGATCTTAATACAAAGTTTTTTCACTCGTCTGTAAAATGGAGAAGGGCGAGGAATGAGTTACATGGGCTGTTTGTTGATGGAAGGTGATGCGAGGATAAAGCTGTAATAAAGGACAAAGTCAGGGATTATTTCGAAGATAGGTTCGCCAGGAACGAAGCTTGTACGGTTAGATTGGACAATGTAAGGTTTAATTCTATCTCTGAAGCTGATAACGAGTTGTTGGTTGGTGACTTCACTAAAGAAGAAATAAGAGCTGCGATGTGGAATTGTGACAGTTCAAAGAGTCCTGGTCCTGACGGATTCAATTTTGGTTTCTTAAAGTTCTGCTGGGAAATTATAAAGTTGGATGTGGTGTCAGCAGTGAAGGATTTTGCTTCCAAAAGTCATTGGCCTAGGGGTTCAAATGCTTTTTTTCTCTGTCTTGTCCCGAAAGTAGAAAACCCTCAGCAACTCGGCGAATTCAGACCTATCTCGTTAGTGGGTTGTTTGTATAAAATTATCTCAAAAGCGTTGTCACTACGCTTGAAAAAGATAATTAGTAACGTTATCGATATGAGACAGTCGACTTTCCTTGAAGGTAGGGGTTTGTTGGACAGTGTGTTAGTAGCTAATGAGGTGCTGGAGGAATAtaaaagaaagaggaaaagttgTGTGTTCTTCAAAGTCGACTATGAGAAGGCATATCACTCGATTAGTTgggattttatttattatatgctTGATCAGTTGGGTTTCTGTGCTAAATGGATTCGGTGGATAAAATGTTACTTAGAATCCGCTTCAGTTTCTGTGTTGGTGAATGGTAGCCCAACTAGGGAATTTACTCCTAGAAAGGGACTTCGCCAAGATGATCCACTAGCTCCGTTTCTCTTCCTTTTAGTAGCAGAAGGGTTGGTTGGAGTCTCCAGGATGGCAAAGGAGAAGAATTTGATTGATAGTTTGGAGGTTGGAAGAGCTAGAGTGAAGGTGAATATGTTGCAATATGCTGATGATACTTTATTCTTTTGTGAAGCTAACACCAAAAGTATCTTCAACATTAAGGCGATTTTACTCTGTTTTGAGCTTGCTTCTGGGCTTAAGGTGAATTTCTTGAAAAGCAGATTGGGTGGATTGTAATGTGATGGTAACTCCCTTTGTTTACTTGGGTTTATCGGTAGGAGGGTGTCATAAGCGCAGCGCTTGTTGGAACGGGGTGGTAGAGAAAGTCCGGAGTAAATTAGCTAGGTGGAAAGGCAGGTGTTTGTCGATTGTAGGGAGGATGTTTGATCAAGTCTATTCTCTCTTCAATCCCGTTATTTGTTATGTCTTTATTTAAACTACTTCTTTGGTGGTAGACAAGTTAGTTCGGATCCAAAGGAATTTTCTTTGGGGGTGGGGCTCTGATGGAAGGAAGAttgcttgggcttcttgggatAAGGTGTGCGAGCCTCAGGATTTTGGAGGTCTTGGAATCATTGATCTTAGGATTCTTAACTTGGCACTGTTAGGAAACTGGATTTGGAGACTGGGCATGGATAGAGGAGGTTTGTGGAAAGAGATTCTCGATTCTAAGTACGGAGGTTGGAGAAGTCTGAGAGAAGACAACAAGTTTAATAGGGGTTCTCTCTGGTGGAAAGATCTAAAGGAGGTGTGGAATTCAGAGGGTTGGGGTAGAAGTTTTGAATATGGGGTTAAGTGGAAAGTGGGGGACGGTAAGGAGATATCTTTCTGGGAGGACAATTGGTTGGGCTGCGGGAATTTGAAGGGAGTTTTTTCAAGACTTTTCTCTATAAGTTCGGCCAAAGACGCAAAAGTGGCTGAGCTTGGATATTGGTATAATGGTGTTTGGGTGTGGAATCTGGAATGGCGTAGATCCTTTTTCAACTGGGAGAAGTCTTTGGTGGAACAGCTAGTTCAGTTATTGCAAGAGGCGAAGTTGACTTTGGGGGAGGTAGACTGTTGGGTTTGGAAGGTTGGGGAAAGTCAAACTTTCTCAGTCAACTCTGCCTATGTTTAGGTAAGGCGGGGTAGAGGAGGGGAATTTTCTCCTGAGCACTGTAAGTTGTGGAGGTATAAAGCCTTGCCTTCTGCTTTGttcactgcttggagggtgGTGGAGAATAGGATTGCCTCAAAGGTTAATTTGGTAAGGCGTGGAGTGGCAGTGGAAAATTCTTTGTGTTGTTTGTGtggggaggaggaggaggaggagtcgTGTCACTTGTTCTTTGTTTGCAGGTTTGCTTAGCGTATCTGATGTCTGTGCTTTGAGTGACTTGGAGTGTCGTTTGTTTTTCACAAGGACCctaagtcaaattttgaacaATTCAGGATGAGTCAGGCTTCTGTTTCGGTTAACGACGTTTGGGGTTCAATTTGGGTTGGCATTGTGAGCGAAATTTGGAATATTAGGAACTCGGTCATCTTTAATAGTGGAATGGCAGATGTGTCTGAGGTGTTCGCTTCGATGCAAGTTAAGGTATGGTCTTGAATTCATGCAAAATCTCGTTTTTCTTATTTCATGTATTCTAGTTGGGTTATAAATCTTTTGGATTGTATGAGGTTGATTATGTAATGTTGGGTAGTGTTGGTTTGGTAGCCCATTTGACAAACGGGTAGGCAGGCGTTCTAATAAGAGTTATTGTCAGgtatttatgtataagggttggaccacccctgaagtggttcctatttatttttttattttattgctgatcaaaataaataaataaatgatgcAATAACCtctttttaatagaaaaaacgGGTGAGAAACAATGAGTTTgtgtatcattttttttattcgtaaatcaaataaaatatgagaaagagaagaaacaatGAATTATTTTGTGTTTTACTATTGAGCAAAATATGAATAgaagttgaaaaataaaatatttcatattttttaagagATTTGTCTCTCTATCTTATCTTAGCCTCatatttaaactattatttACTCATGTGCTAACATACTATCACAATCATACTATAATAACGATTCACAAAGTgaagtaataataattataattatttattatctatcaaaaaacacacaaaaaaagtcCTAAACACTCCACAACttctaaaaaaaaacttcaaattttaCATTTGATACTACCATCTTACATAACTTATCTAGATTCTACATTGTCCAACAAATTTTGATCTCCAATCATAACTAACACCTATTAGACACTACAAAAATTCAGTTTTATCCACATAATTGTATCCATATTTAAATTCAACATTACTTACGGATCTATATTCGTAAGTAAATTCTATATTACTCATATATTATTATCCATGAATCTCTATTTGTATGTAGATTCATCATTTCCCACAAATctatatttgtaaaaaaattgaacattacatacaaattattactcacttattatcaataataatattaataatactattaataataaaaacaataataatattaataatatgataaatgtcattatttagtgaaatttcattaaaaaagcTAGACACTTATGATTTTAGTTGTTGATCAAGTTATCACCCAACCCTAATTTGTGAAGCATTGAATTTAGCAATATATTTTTGAATCCTAAGATTAATGAAACCATTTGATcccaattttgtgttattttcaagaaattaatgAAAGATTGAGCAAAGGGCTAGAGGATGAATATAAAAGCTTTAGAAGATAGAAAACAAGGCCTTGGACATTCAAGAAATCTCGCTCAGACGGTTCAAGTGAGCCAGTCTCGCTTAGGCGAGAATTGTCTAAAGGCAACCCTTGTTTCAGTGTTAGACTCGCCTAAGCTCTCCTGATCTTCGCCCAAGACTCGCTCAAGTGAGAATGTTGTAAAGGCAACCCTTGTTCCAGTGCATGCTCGACCCAGCTCGCCTGATCTTCGCCCAAGACTCACTCAAGTGATATTATTCTCGCCTAAGTGAGAATGCTCCACATACAACCCTTGTTCCAATGCAGGCTCACCCAAGTGCTCAGGTTTCGCGCATGTCTCGTTTAAGCGAAAATACTCCAGAAAAAAGGGGGATTTTGGTTCAAGGATTTTGCTTAAGTGGGATTTTGCTCGATTGATCACTAAtccaaagacaaaaaaaaagggTTATATAGAAGAAATAGAGAAAAAAGGGAGTATTGGAAAACCCTAGAAATCGTACATGAAGGAGAAAAGCTCTCAactctcttctctttatttccATTATCTTTTGGTGCTTGTAATGACTACCATGAGTAGTTAGTTTCCTTTCTTTGATATTTAATGTAATCTTtttaaactcttatgtattttgatgTTACTTATATATGATATTATGTTCCTACTTAATAtggtattttcattttatgcttAAGGTTTGATTCTACTCTTGAATAAGATCCTTGGATTTGACTGAAAATATTTATGAGAAACTGACCTAAATGCAAACACTTGATATATTTTGATGCTAGGAATAAGTTTTGATATATCAAATGCTTCATAACATCTTTTCTTCGTACTAAGTGTTAAATAGCCGAATAATCATTACTTAGGAGATGCTCTTAAGAATTTCATATTTGAGAAATCAGTGTAAATGActctttattttattcaatatcAAGTAGTTCAAAGcattatatgattttatttatccAAAATACAAACAAGTGAGAAATATTAACTTTAATCTCAATCTTATTAACTGAACTCTTATCatcatttactttgtttttgtttaattttacaAGCTAAATTCACTCCAAACTATCAATatataatgaataaaattattgtaCGTATTTCTACGTGAGTGttatgaaataaaactttaagaAAAAATGTTTCTATATTCTTGTGGGTTTGACTCCAAATTACATTTGACTTTGACTATGTAGACTTGCCAAAGAATCAACATAATactgaatattattaatatatttactaatattattaatattgttattaaaatgattaatactgtcattaaaattattattattattataattaatagtatacgaacatttatatttttattaatattatgattaataatattagtattatttatattattgttatttttaatgttattaataatattattagtattattaatattattatcaatattattattattattattaatatttttcattattattattataattataattattaatatttttaacattacttTACTTGAAAGTTGGATTCACATGGTTTATCCACGGATTCACATCCATTTTATTCATGGATTCACATCTATAATATCGCATATGtaagtaatattaaaaatattaataatcttattacttttattaataatatttttattaataatattattaatattagtattttttaaacattattattgtaattaatattaataatattcaaattaatattacgattaaaaatataagtattatttatattattattaattattaatgttattattattattaataaaattaatattattcttaatataattaatattattatgatagttatacttattattataattatttttattaatattattttatattattaataatataaataatataaatatattaaaaataacatcacaatattaattatgttaataataatattaattataataataataatattagttatattaataataatattagttatattaataataatattagttatattaataataatattagttatattaataataatattagttatattaataataatattagttatattaataataatattaattatattaataacaatactaattaatataataacaatactaattatattaataatacattagttatattattaatactattaattatactaataatattattagttatattaataacaataattataatgatAAGTATAACTATATTAATGTAGGTCGtaattgaatttataaaaagGTAGTAGAAACCCACTTTGCATTTctacaaacaagaaaaaagtCTTAACATACTCTTTTCTCAAACTATTCAAACATCAAAGCAACAAAAATGTACAACAAATATCAATTGAAACGATTCACCCAATATTTCTAAATGCTAGAAACAAATTTAGGATTttcacttggttaagttcatgtTGTGAATTAAAGAGTGTGGTTTAAGGATTAagcaattaattattaaattataactatGCGGAGTTCCTTTATTAAAGgattacattttaataatttaa harbors:
- the LOC137818045 gene encoding uncharacterized protein, producing the protein MWNCDSSKSPGPDGFNFGFLKFCWEIIKLDVVSAVKDFASKSHWPRGSNAFFLCLVPKVENPQQLGEFRPISLVGCLYKIISKALSLRLKKIISNVIDMRQSTFLEGRGLLDSVLVANEVLEEYKRKRKSCVFFKVDYEKAYHSISWDFIYYMLDQLGFCAKWIRWIKCYLESASVSVLVNGSPTREFTPRKGLRQDDPLAPFLFLLVAEGLVGVSRMAKEKNLIDSLEVGRARVKVNMLQYADDTLFFCEANTKSIFNIKAILLCFELASGLKVNFLKSRLDKLVRIQRNFLWGWGSDGRKIAWASWDKVCEPQDFGGLGIIDLRILNLALLGNWIWRLGMDRGGLWKEILDSKYGGWRSLREDNKFNRGSLWWKDLKEVWNSEGWGRSFEYGVKWKVGDGKEISFWEDNWLGCGNLKGVFSRLFSISSAKDAKVAELGYWYNGVWVWNLEWRRSFFNWEKSLVEQLVQLLQEAKLTLGEVRRGRGGEFSPEHCKLWRYKALPSALFTAWRVVENRIASKVNLVRRGVAVENSLCCLCGEEEEEESCHLFFVCRMSQASVSVNDVWGSIWVGIVSEIWNIRNSVIFNSGMADVSEVFASMQVKCWFGSPFDKRVGRRSNKSYCQAHPSAQVSRMSRLSENTPEKRGILVQGFCLSGILLD